TTGGCCAGTTACAAAAACCATCGGCATGTTTGGCAACCAAAATCGCTGTTGTAATCCCGGCGCTTTTAAGCACACTTGTCCACTGGTTACAATCCAATGCTGTAGGATTGAACAGTTGGGGGCTTGCTGTGCCATCGCCTTCATTAACGTTGGCAAACGTATTCATCCCGAAATGAAAGAAAGCTATAATTTCGCGATGGTACCATTCAATTTGCCTGGCGTTGGGTACCGGGCCAACGGGAGTTGGTGCCGTTTGCGCATTAACCGCTAATGGCATTAAAACCCAGACTATAGCAATTAAGCTGAGCTGCTTTTTTATTTGAGTGACTAATTGTTTAAAATTCATGTTATTAGTTAAAAATCCATTTGAATAAATAATGTTAATAATGTAATTGTATCGCCCGTTTAAAGCCAGCTTTGCTATCTTCCTTATATCAGGACACTGCCTTTTGCAAAAATTCGTAATGCCTTTCAAAATAAACTTTGATCCTGATATCATTCGCCTCAACAAATTCTGTATATCCAATCGGGCTTTGTTTATTATTGACCAATAAAAAACTCCAATTAAATTATTTCATAACCACAACCTTACCCGAAGCAAATAAGGTTGTGGTTAAAAACTGATGTTTCTTTAATAAGTTAAGCTCTGTTACTACCATCCAGAGTTTTGCTTCAGGTTAGGGTTCAGGGTTAACTCCTGTATAGGTAAAGGATTTAAGTATAATTTATCGTTCCACGTACGGGTAATACCCGGGTAAACTTTAATATAATTATTACCGTCAACAACAATATTGCTTACCTGGTCCGCGGGATACTGGGCCCTGAGTGCAGGCGTAAGTTTCATACCCAGAGCTGTTTCGGAGTTATTGATGAGCGTACCGGCATGCCAGCGGTGCATATCATCAAAGCGAAATCCTTCTGATCCCAGTTCAATCCTTCTTTCTCTCCTGATCTCGTCAATGAGTACCGGTAATGCTGGAAAGTCTGATTTTGGATCTTTAACAAGGCTGGCAATGATCATGTGGGGCATGCCTACCCTGTCGCGCAATTTGTTAATGGTATTATCCAATACTGTTTGCGTACAAAGGCCCAGTTCTGCCTTAGCCTCTGCTTCTATCAGCAACGTTTCGGCATACCTGAAAATAAATACATCAAATGTAGATTGTCCTGCATTCCAGGCGGCAAGGCTTGACGAACGCCCCTTTATTGGCTGATAACCGGTAGAAGTAACTGACGTACCGATACGGGGTAACGTGATAATATCCCCGTTTAAAAAGTCGAACCCTCTTGTCGCAATTTGTTGTTTATAACGGGGGTCGCGGTTGGTTGCTTCATCATCGGGCGTATTATCACCCTTATAAAGCGAACTAAGCGAGGTTGGTTTGCCATCGGTACATAAAAACGACCGGGCAAAATCCTTGGAATACCCGTCACCGGCCTCGCCAAGCTGCCTGTCGAAATTATTGGTTAATACTGTTGTCAGATAACGCATAGGCATAATGGCTTCAGGGTTACCTTGTAGTTCATCCTGTATAAACAGGTTGTAATAATCGCTTTGGGGGTTCCCCGTACTGTAAATATCAAACTGCCCCGAAGCCATGATCTGTTCTGCTGCATCGGTAGCCTGCTGCAGGTAAATCGTTTCGTCGCCTACGCCAAAATATTTACGGTAAGTTCCTTCCCACAAACATATCCTTGCCTTTAGCGCAAGCGCCATATACTTATTAAGGCGGCCATCGGGGGCATCTACGGGCAAGTGGGCGACAGCGAAGTTAATATCCTTGAGTACCGAATCCATCACCTGCTTATGCGGCATACGCGTTCCGTATAAAACACTTTTAGATGTGTCAACAATATATTTATTAACGTAAGGTACATCGCCAAATGTTTTTACTTTGCCCCAAAAATCATTGGCCCTGAAAAATAGCGTTTCGCCTACATAAATGTTTTTGATATCATCGCTTATAGTCGCTTTTGAATAGTTGGCCAGGAAAAAATTACAGGTACGGATAAAGCCAAAATTCCATCCGCCGCCTGTTGTAGGCACTGTTGATGTGCCTGCAAGGTAGGAGTTGATAGAGGCATTTGCCTTATCATCAGAATCGTCATCGGCATTCACAAAGTTTTGAACAGGTAACGTTGAGTAATACTGATTGCAATAGATCTGCAAATCGGTTTCATTTTTAAAGAAGTTTTGCGGACTGATGTCGCTCAACGGATAGCGGTTAAGAAAACTATCTTTTTTGCATGATGCCAATATTAGCGCAGCAAAAAATGTCATGAATATAATATGCTTATTTTTCATCTTATTTAACGATTTAAATTAGTTTATAAAGTGGCCTGCAGGCCAAACGATACCGATTTATTGATGGGATATGTGCCAAAATTGCCGCCATTACTCACAATTTCAGGGTCGTAACCTTTAAACATGGATGTTATGGTAAAAAGGTTGGCGCCGGTAACATATACCCTCACCTTATGCAGGCTTAGTTTATTAATAAGCTGTGCCGGAAGCGAATAACCCAGGGTTATTTGTTTTACGCGACAGTAAGCAGCATTTTGCAAATACATGGTTTGGGTTTGCTGGTTTCCTGAACCATTAAACCTCGGACGCGAAAAATAGGCATTTGGGTTTTGTGGCGTCCAGTAGTCTGTTGCGTACCCATAGGGGATATTCCACTCGTTACCTTTAAATCCGTAAAAAACGTAGTCGTTAGGTACAAAATCGCCTTTTAAGATCCCCTGGAAAAAAGCAGCGAAATCAAAACTTTTGTATGCCAGGTTTAAATTAACCCCAAACCGGTAGCGTGGGGTAGTATTACCTATAATTTTTTGATCGCCCGGGTTTGTTACCGTATTGCTGCCGTAGCTAATCTTTCCATCGTTATTCAGGTCGGCATATTTAATATCCCCGGCAAGCCAGGTGTACCCGGCGAGTGCGCTGTTATCAACTTTTGCTGCATCGGCATCGGTTTTGTAAAAGCCATCGCTTACAAAGCCCCAGATACTGCCAAGTTTCTGGCCCGGATAATAATCGCCTATGCTTAATGTTGGGTTAAGGTCGTACCTGGTTATGGTGCTCCTGGAATCAGACAGGCCAAGGCTAACGCTGTAAAACAGCTGCTTATCAAACATGCGGTCTTTCCAGCTCACACTCAACTCCCAGCCTTTTGTCCCCAGGTCGGCGGCATTTCTTAAAGGCGCACCCGTACCTAAAACTGCCGGCAATTGTTGCCCGGCAACCAGCATGTTTTTAGTATCGGTAATAAAGTAGTCAAAACTGCCGCTTAGCCGGCTGTTTAACAAAGCATAATCTAAACCTATATTTTTTGTCTGCACTTTTTCCCAGGTAAGGGTAGTGCTGATAAGGCCCGGCGCACCAACAGTAACACCCGGCAGGTTATTGAATAAATAGTTAACCGTACCTGTGCTTTGCGTAGCTATATAAGGATACTGCGCCGATGAAGATACACCGTTTGATGCCTGCTGATTGGGTAACTGGCCATAAGAAACCCTGATCTTTAATTCATCAAGGGTACTTTTAAGCCCCGCCATAAAGCTTTCTTCGGCTATGTTCCAGCCAGCCGATACTGATGGAGAGAAGGCATAGCGGTGATTAGCCGGGAAACGTGATGTGCCATCGTACCTGCCATTTACCTCCAACAGGTACCTTTTATCATATATATAGTTCAACCTGAAAAAAGTGCCGATTAAGGCGGATTGTGTTTCGGCTCCGCCTACCTTAGGTTTTGGATCATTATTAGTGCCAATTGCCGGCAGCGTAGGGTCTATCAGGTTGTGGGCAGTGGCATTGCTTAGTACATAATGAAAATACTCCTGGTTATATCCTGCAAGCGCTTTAAAATAGTTTTTAGTTCCAAAAGTGTTTTCATACGTGGCATAAGCGTTAAAGGCATTGTAATTATCATTATGCCGGTATTCAGATACCCTGGATGGATTGGTATGTGGGAATATATTTAAAAAAGCGCCGTCGACACCGTATTCGTTAAAGGGGATAACCTGTTCCCTGTCAAACGCGGTATAGCTGTTCCAGGTATAATCTGACGTAATGGTAAGGTGCTTAACCGGGTTTAATATAATACGGCCAGTTGTCCAGAAATCGTTTTCGGAGTTGATATCCCGGCCATTCTGCTTTATAACCGCTACAGGATTTGTATAATTACCCTGGCCTGAAAAGTTGCCATCAGGGTTATACACGGGCATTAAAGGGCGCAGGTCGTTCGGGATCCATGCACCGCCCTGATTGGACTGGTTAGTATAGGCGCTTTGATTATTATCAGTATGCGTCATAGACATATTGAAATTAAATGTAAGCCACTTGGTAACATCCGATACAATCTTTAAGCTTGGCGTATACCTTTTATATACCTGGTTGGCTACTTTTTCCAATCCGTTCTGGGTAAAATAACCCATATTGGCCGAGTAGGTTGTTTTCCCCTCGCCACCGGATACCGACAAATAGTGCTGTTGCTGAGGTGCCCAGCCGGGATATAATACCTTGATCCAGTTGGTATTGCCTACATAACGGTAGCGCTGCGGGTTGCCGGGATCCACGTATGCCGAAGGGTTATGGGCAGGATCGTTAAAATAAGCCATGATATTAGTGGAATCCTGGGCGGTAAAAGGATCGTTGGATGTATAACCGCCACTTTTCGCGCCCGATCTTTGGGCGGCGTTAAACATATTCAGGTAATCCTTGGAATTGATATAATCAGGCATTTTGGTTGGCCGAGATGAAGTGTAGGAGCCCGAGTACGTAATTTGTGTAGCGCCTTTTTTGCCGGTTTTGGTGGTAATCAGGATCACACCAAAAGCCGCCCGCCCCCCGTAAATAGCCGCTGAAGCGGCGTCTTTCAATACCGATACACTCGCCACATCATTAGGGTCTATCAGGTTGGGGTCGCGCTGTACCCCATCAACCAATATTAGCGGATTTGGGCTACCGCTTATGGTTGTATACCCTCTTACGCTATAACTGGCCCCGGTGCCAGGCTGTCCGTTGTTAAGGTTAACATTCAAATTAGGGATTAAGCCGTTTAAACCATCTCCAAGGTTTACAATCGGCCTGCTTTCCAGTTTATCGGCACCCACGCTGGCAACTGCCCCGGTTAAATTAACCTTTTTTTGCGTGCCGTATCCTACAACCACCAATTCATTTAATGAGTTGGCAAAAGCGGTCATTCTGACTTCAATATTCGATTGTGAACCAATTACAACCTCCCTGGTTTGAAAGCCTATGAAAGAAATAACGAGCACGTCGCCAGGTTTGGCATCAATTGAAAATTGTCCCTCTGCATTGGTCACAGTACCTTTTTTAGTATCCTTTAATATTACAGATGCTCCGGGTAATGGCGCACCTTTGTCGTCGATAACAGTTCCACTGATCTTTTGAACAGCAATAACCGACTTTGCAGTTTGTAATGGCTCAGTCTCCTTTAAAGCGATGGTCTTTTTGAATATTTTATAACTTACCGGCATACCATTGAGGCACTGGTCGAGAACATCGGCAATGGTCTGCTTTTCTACATTAATATTTAAAGTTTTTGATTTAAGAACATCAAGATTATCGTAGTATACAAAATGATATCCTGTCTGGGTTTCTATTAATGATAAAACCTTGTCTACAGACACATTCTTTTCATGAAGTGTAATTAGCTGACCAAAGCTTTTTGCACTTACTTGTGCAAATGCTATAATCAATATGACAATCGTTAG
The genomic region above belongs to Mucilaginibacter sp. KACC 22773 and contains:
- a CDS encoding RagB/SusD family nutrient uptake outer membrane protein, with the translated sequence MKNKHIIFMTFFAALILASCKKDSFLNRYPLSDISPQNFFKNETDLQIYCNQYYSTLPVQNFVNADDDSDDKANASINSYLAGTSTVPTTGGGWNFGFIRTCNFFLANYSKATISDDIKNIYVGETLFFRANDFWGKVKTFGDVPYVNKYIVDTSKSVLYGTRMPHKQVMDSVLKDINFAVAHLPVDAPDGRLNKYMALALKARICLWEGTYRKYFGVGDETIYLQQATDAAEQIMASGQFDIYSTGNPQSDYYNLFIQDELQGNPEAIMPMRYLTTVLTNNFDRQLGEAGDGYSKDFARSFLCTDGKPTSLSSLYKGDNTPDDEATNRDPRYKQQIATRGFDFLNGDIITLPRIGTSVTSTGYQPIKGRSSSLAAWNAGQSTFDVFIFRYAETLLIEAEAKAELGLCTQTVLDNTINKLRDRVGMPHMIIASLVKDPKSDFPALPVLIDEIRRERRIELGSEGFRFDDMHRWHAGTLINNSETALGMKLTPALRAQYPADQVSNIVVDGNNYIKVYPGITRTWNDKLYLNPLPIQELTLNPNLKQNSGW
- a CDS encoding SusC/RagA family TonB-linked outer membrane protein, with translation MKLTIVILIIAFAQVSAKSFGQLITLHEKNVSVDKVLSLIETQTGYHFVYYDNLDVLKSKTLNINVEKQTIADVLDQCLNGMPVSYKIFKKTIALKETEPLQTAKSVIAVQKISGTVIDDKGAPLPGASVILKDTKKGTVTNAEGQFSIDAKPGDVLVISFIGFQTREVVIGSQSNIEVRMTAFANSLNELVVVGYGTQKKVNLTGAVASVGADKLESRPIVNLGDGLNGLIPNLNVNLNNGQPGTGASYSVRGYTTISGSPNPLILVDGVQRDPNLIDPNDVASVSVLKDAASAAIYGGRAAFGVILITTKTGKKGATQITYSGSYTSSRPTKMPDYINSKDYLNMFNAAQRSGAKSGGYTSNDPFTAQDSTNIMAYFNDPAHNPSAYVDPGNPQRYRYVGNTNWIKVLYPGWAPQQQHYLSVSGGEGKTTYSANMGYFTQNGLEKVANQVYKRYTPSLKIVSDVTKWLTFNFNMSMTHTDNNQSAYTNQSNQGGAWIPNDLRPLMPVYNPDGNFSGQGNYTNPVAVIKQNGRDINSENDFWTTGRIILNPVKHLTITSDYTWNSYTAFDREQVIPFNEYGVDGAFLNIFPHTNPSRVSEYRHNDNYNAFNAYATYENTFGTKNYFKALAGYNQEYFHYVLSNATAHNLIDPTLPAIGTNNDPKPKVGGAETQSALIGTFFRLNYIYDKRYLLEVNGRYDGTSRFPANHRYAFSPSVSAGWNIAEESFMAGLKSTLDELKIRVSYGQLPNQQASNGVSSSAQYPYIATQSTGTVNYLFNNLPGVTVGAPGLISTTLTWEKVQTKNIGLDYALLNSRLSGSFDYFITDTKNMLVAGQQLPAVLGTGAPLRNAADLGTKGWELSVSWKDRMFDKQLFYSVSLGLSDSRSTITRYDLNPTLSIGDYYPGQKLGSIWGFVSDGFYKTDADAAKVDNSALAGYTWLAGDIKYADLNNDGKISYGSNTVTNPGDQKIIGNTTPRYRFGVNLNLAYKSFDFAAFFQGILKGDFVPNDYVFYGFKGNEWNIPYGYATDYWTPQNPNAYFSRPRFNGSGNQQTQTMYLQNAAYCRVKQITLGYSLPAQLINKLSLHKVRVYVTGANLFTITSMFKGYDPEIVSNGGNFGTYPINKSVSFGLQATL